A genomic stretch from Microtus pennsylvanicus isolate mMicPen1 chromosome 11, mMicPen1.hap1, whole genome shotgun sequence includes:
- the Rara gene encoding retinoic acid receptor alpha isoform X2 — MYESVEVGGLAPAPNPFLVVDFYNQNRACLLPEKGLPAPGPYSTPLRTPLWNGSNHSIETQSSSSEEIVPSPPSPPPLPRIYKPCFVCQDKSSGYHYGVSACEGCKGFFRRSIQKNMVYTCHRDKNCIINKVTRNRCQYCRLQKCFEVGMSKESVRNDRNKKKKEAPKAECSESYTLTPEVGELIEKVRKAHQETFPALCQLGKYTTNNSSEQRVSLDIDLWDKFSELSTKCIIKTVEFAKQLPGFTTLTIADQITLLKAACLDILILRICTRYTPEQDTMTFSDGLTLNRTQMHNAGFGPLTDLVFAFANQLLPLEMDDAETGLLSAICLICGDRQDLEQPDKVDMLQEPLLEALKVYVRKRRPSRPHMFPKMLMKITDLRSISAKGAERVITLKMEIPGSMPPLIQEMLENSEGLDTLSGQSGGGTRDGGGLAPPPGSCSPSLSPSSHRSSPATQSP, encoded by the exons ATGTACGAGAGTGTGGAAGTCGGGGGGCTCGCCCCCGCCCCTAACCCCTTCCTAGTGGTGGACTTCTATAACCAGAACCGGGCCTGTTTGCTCCCGGAGAAGGGGCTCCCTGCCCCGGGTCCCTACTCCACCCCGCTCCGGACTCCGCTTTGGAATGGCTCAAACCACT CCATCGAGACCCAGAGCAGCAGTTCGGAAGAGATAGTGCCCAGCCCCCCCTCGCCACCACCTCTGCCCCGCATCTACAAGCCTTGCTTCGTCTGTCAGGACAAGTCATCGGGCTACCACTATGGGGTCAGCGCCTGTGAGGGCTGTAAG GGCTTCTTCCGACGCAGCATCCAAAAGAACATGGTGTATACGTGTCACCGGGACAAGAATTGCATCATCAACAAGGTGACCCGGAACCGCTGCCAGTACTGCCGGCTGCAGAAATGTTTCGAAGTGGGCATGTCCAAGGAGT CGGTGCGAAACGATcgcaacaaaaagaagaaagaggctcCCAAGGCTGAGTGCTCAGAGAGCTACACGCTGACCCCGGAGGTGGGGGAGCTCATCGAGAAGGTGCGCAAGGCTCACCAGGAGACCTTCCCGGCCCTCTGCCAGCTGGGCAAGTACACTACG AACAACAGCTCAGAACAGCGCGTCTCTCTGGACATTGACCTCTGGGACAAGTTCAGTGAACTCTCCACCAAGTGCATCATTAAGACGGTGGAGTTCGCCAAGCAGCTTCCCGGCTTCACCACCCTCACCATTGCTGACCAGATCACCCTCCTCAAGGCAGCCTGCCTGGATATCCTG ATTCTGCGAATCTGCACGCGGTACACGCCTGAACAAGACACAATGACCTTCTCAGACGGGCTGACCCTGAACCGGACGCAGATGCACAATGCTGGCTTTGGCCCTCTCACCGACTTGGTTTTTGCCTTCGCCAACCAGCTGCTGCCCCTGGAGATGGACGATGCGGAGACTGGATTGCTCAGTGCCATCTGCCTCATCTGTGGAG ACCGGCAGGACCTGGAGCAGCCAGACAAGGTGGACATGCTGCAGGAGCCGCTGCTGGAGGCACTGAAGGTCTACGTCCGGAAACGGAGGCCCAGCCGTCCCCACATGTTCCCCAAGATGCTGATGAAGATCACAGATCTTCGGAGCATCAGCGCCAAGG GAGCGGAGCGAGTGATCACCCTGAAGATGGAGATTCCCGGCTCCATGCCTCCTCTTATCCAGGAAATGCTGGAGAACTCTGAGGGCTTGGACACTCTAAGCGGACAGTCGGGGGGCGGAACCCGAGATGGGGGTGGCCTGGCCCCTCCTCCGGGTAGCTGTAgccccagcctcagccccagcTCCCACAGAAGCAGCCCTGCCACCCAGTCCCCATGA